One region of Exiguobacterium acetylicum genomic DNA includes:
- the opp3b gene encoding oligopeptide ABC transporter permease, which produces MGRYLAQRLVYGVLTFLLIASFTFFLMDLLPGSPFQNQEKLSPEQLNILRDKYNLNDPLPQRYAAYMVNLFQGDLGISFKYDSRPVTDLISERIGPSAQLGVQALVLGVFLGLVLGVVAALRHNTVIDYGAMFVSVIGISVPSFVFASLLQYYVGVKWGVLPVAFWESPAHTILPTISLSLGVTASIARFVRTEMLEVTNQDYVTLAKAKGLDGQSITWKHMVRNALIPAITILGPMTAALITGTLVIERIFSVPGLGELFVSSITQNDYTVIMGTTLFFSAVFILMILIVDLLYGVVDPRIRLGGNK; this is translated from the coding sequence ATGGGCCGTTATTTAGCTCAACGCCTGGTTTACGGCGTACTGACGTTTTTACTCATCGCTTCGTTCACTTTCTTCCTGATGGATCTGCTACCAGGTTCACCGTTCCAAAACCAGGAGAAACTTTCTCCTGAACAGTTGAACATCCTTCGGGATAAGTACAACTTGAATGATCCACTGCCACAACGCTATGCAGCGTATATGGTTAACTTGTTCCAAGGAGATCTCGGTATTTCATTCAAATATGATAGCCGTCCGGTAACGGATTTAATCTCTGAACGAATTGGACCATCGGCTCAATTAGGAGTTCAAGCATTAGTACTTGGAGTATTTTTAGGACTCGTCTTAGGTGTTGTCGCGGCGCTTCGTCACAACACAGTGATCGATTACGGTGCAATGTTCGTATCGGTTATCGGAATCTCGGTACCGTCCTTCGTATTCGCCTCACTCCTTCAATACTATGTTGGCGTGAAATGGGGCGTTTTGCCAGTCGCGTTCTGGGAAAGCCCGGCGCATACCATCTTGCCGACCATATCGTTATCACTTGGGGTTACAGCCTCAATTGCTCGATTCGTCCGAACAGAGATGCTAGAAGTTACGAACCAGGATTATGTCACGTTAGCTAAAGCAAAAGGCCTAGATGGTCAGTCGATTACTTGGAAACACATGGTTCGGAACGCCTTGATTCCAGCGATCACGATTCTTGGACCAATGACAGCTGCATTGATTACAGGAACACTCGTCATTGAACGGATTTTCTCTGTACCTGGTCTTGGTGAACTCTTCGTATCATCAATCACACAAAATGACTACACAGTCATCATGGGTACGACGTTGTTCTTCTCAGCAGTCTTCATTCTCATGATTTTGATCGTCGATTTGCTGTACGGTGTCGTTGATCCA
- a CDS encoding peptide ABC transporter substrate-binding protein, translating into MKKKTVGLALSVMLAGSAVLAGCSTGGGDSDSGSTDGKKNLRLTDSSDITTVDPAKATDSVAFNMIGNTMEGLYRLDKDGKAIPALAEKTDISSDNLTYTFTLRDSKWSDGSPVKAQDFEFAWKRAADPKTASSYSYIFDTLKNGADVTQGKKAVDELGVKALDDKTLEVKLERPAPYFLSLTSFGTYSPISEDFYKKNEKDFSLKPDKLLYNGPFVWESWKTDSKRVLKKNDNYWDKDAVKLDEVTVSVVKDTSTVVNLYDSNDIDYAGLTSEQVEAYKSKPEFKTALRSSIAYLKFNNEDATMKNVDARKAIARAIDPKGITDTLLANGSIPTTSFIPKEFIKDASGKDYTSDINWFDRDAKEAADLWKKANGDKKTTIELLSFDNEDAKKISEYMKGQIEKNLPNVTVSIKQQPFKNKLDLETKGDYQVSYSLWGPDYQDPMSNLSIFESTNSQNDVKYKSAAYDKLLNAANEESDLNKRLDLFKQAEAQLIEKDQAIAPIYQAGSAYLSRPTVKDFNRQVFGADFQYKYVDIK; encoded by the coding sequence GGCGGAGACAGTGATTCAGGTTCTACAGACGGAAAGAAAAATCTACGCTTAACAGACTCTTCGGATATCACGACAGTGGATCCGGCGAAAGCTACGGATTCTGTCGCTTTCAACATGATCGGGAACACGATGGAAGGTCTTTACCGTCTCGATAAAGACGGCAAAGCGATTCCAGCACTTGCAGAAAAAACAGATATCTCAAGTGATAACTTGACGTATACGTTCACACTTCGTGATTCAAAATGGTCTGATGGTTCACCCGTCAAAGCACAAGATTTCGAATTCGCTTGGAAACGTGCTGCTGATCCGAAAACAGCATCTAGTTACTCGTACATCTTTGACACGTTAAAAAACGGCGCTGATGTTACACAAGGTAAAAAAGCTGTCGACGAACTCGGTGTTAAAGCACTTGACGACAAAACGTTAGAAGTCAAACTTGAGCGTCCAGCGCCGTATTTCCTCTCACTGACATCGTTTGGTACGTACTCACCAATCAGTGAAGACTTCTACAAAAAGAATGAAAAAGACTTCTCGCTTAAACCAGATAAATTACTCTATAACGGTCCTTTCGTTTGGGAATCTTGGAAAACGGATTCAAAACGAGTACTGAAGAAAAACGATAACTACTGGGATAAAGATGCCGTCAAACTCGACGAAGTTACGGTCAGTGTCGTCAAAGATACGTCAACAGTAGTAAACCTCTATGATTCAAATGATATCGATTACGCTGGTCTCACTTCAGAGCAAGTTGAAGCTTACAAATCAAAGCCTGAATTCAAGACAGCACTTCGTTCTTCAATCGCTTATCTGAAGTTCAATAACGAAGATGCAACGATGAAAAATGTTGATGCACGTAAAGCGATTGCTCGTGCCATCGATCCAAAAGGAATCACAGATACGCTTCTTGCGAACGGTTCGATTCCAACAACAAGCTTCATTCCGAAAGAATTCATCAAAGATGCGTCTGGTAAAGACTACACGAGCGACATCAACTGGTTCGATCGTGATGCTAAAGAAGCAGCTGATCTTTGGAAAAAAGCAAACGGCGATAAGAAAACGACGATTGAACTTCTTTCATTCGACAATGAAGATGCGAAGAAGATCAGTGAGTACATGAAAGGTCAAATCGAGAAAAATCTTCCGAACGTCACTGTTTCAATCAAACAACAACCGTTCAAGAACAAACTCGACCTTGAAACAAAAGGAGACTACCAGGTTTCTTATTCACTTTGGGGCCCGGATTACCAGGATCCAATGTCTAACCTTTCTATCTTCGAATCAACGAATAGCCAAAACGACGTCAAGTACAAGTCTGCAGCTTATGATAAATTGTTGAACGCAGCGAATGAAGAGTCTGACTTAAACAAACGTCTTGATCTCTTCAAACAAGCGGAAGCGCAATTGATTGAGAAAGATCAAGCCATCGCGCCAATCTATCAAGCAGGTTCTGCATACTTGAGCCGTCCGACGGTTAAAGATTTCAACCGTCAAGTGTTCGGAGCAGATTTCCAATACAAATACGTTGATATTAAGTAA